The genomic DNA ttgttttgtcagtATGGAGTGCCCAACAGTCTAACAGTTCTGTGGAAGCAGCCAGTGAAGTCTGGTGATGGTAGAGGTTGCGAGGGTTTTTCAAAGTGTTTGTTGTAGTGGCACAGGCAGAAGAGTTGGCTGAGGCCGGAGACTTGCatcacataccttaaacacttcaagctgtaagctaatgatagttatataagaacagatgcatgctggtgcaataagctgtacattttacgtccaatggatgcatgatctgatttgttgactaatcgcaaaaataatcagtgactagtcgactatcaaaataatcgtttgtggcagccatGTATTCTTCCCACACACCTTTGTGATTTGAGGAAAATCAACCCTAAAACTACAGCACACATTTTACATTATCTGCATTCAGATGGAATGGGTGTTAGTCTGCTTGTGCTAACTGGGATATGAGTGTTTAAAATGGTCTGTTCAGGTACAGCAGGAGGAGTCAGAGGGTTCAGAGTCTTCAGAGTCTGTTACCCCAGTAAGTGACTTAGAGCTTAAGCTGACCCTTTTCTGGAACcgaaaaaccaaaaagaaaatgtgtacTTGCTTGACCTTTATGTAATTAATTGCTCTGAAATTGTGCCTGTGTATGAATGGAAATTTatacacagttacacacacatCATGTTTTTAAGTAGTGTGTGAGGCAGTAGAGTATGAGCTGTAGTACTGAGCTTATATTCATAAACAATAACTGTAGACAAGTTAAATAATTCTTTAAATGCTTGAAATATCAAAAGAATAATTGTATCATCAGTACTTCTACCATCATTATATGCAAATAGCAGGAATGCACTCAAATGTTCATTATTACTGAACAATCATTGGCAAAGGAATAACTGAaccctatttatttattttatttatttaaactctgGTCATAGCATTTGAATTGGTTAGTAATCGACTCTTTGTTAAATCACGTTTTGCTATTAGTAACATTTTTACTCTCATGAATACAATCTCCACAATCAAACATTTATGAAGAACATGGTATCGTCAAGCCTTAAAAAATCTGATGGTGAATGGAAAATGAGTCAAGTCACACACGTTGTATAAAttccttcctcttcttcttgccCTCCTCTTGCCAGTACCACTTGTATGAAATCACATTTATATAAGTATCATATAAGATATAAGATGCCCATTTGATGGGcatcccagaaagttgattctgttcatctggacatccTGGGTTATTGACTCagtttttgagtttgttttgAACTTGTGATTAATTTCCTTGGAATTAAGAGATAATTTATGTACTTCCTGTGTATAggatatgtaaaggtatatacctttacatattgtacatatatttattactttttagattagccatttttatattttgcttgttttacattattgtattttgcacaactctgttgcttgtgaagctcgcacacaagaatttcactcacatgtactgtaccagtgtacctgcacatgtgatgtgacaataaaagtgatttgatttgatttgatttgtatCTTACTTTCTAGTGCCTCTGAGTTTGTTATTTATAATTCttgatttcttattttgttATGTTGGTTCCCCTTCCGTGTCTAGTCTGCCCtagttgtgtctctgtgtttggtcTTCATCTCTGTTCTTGTTTACCTTCAGTCTCCCCAGTTTGTCATAGCTCCATGTCCGTTTGTCCCCAGTCCTAGTGTAAAGTTCTCATGTCATAGTATGAGTCTTGGTGTGCACGTGTTActtccagttttatttttgatagTCCCCTGTCTCATATGCGCACATAAGTGACATATGTGacatgttcagttttgcttcccctgtcttgTAAGTCAGATTTAATTCACCTGTGTTCCCTTGTGTGTTCCATCTTCCTGATTACCTcatgtgtatttaagcccttaCTTTCCTTCAGTGCCTTGTTGTGCGCTCCCCTCATGTTGTGTGTTTGCCTGTCCATCCTGGCTGGACTGGTAAGGTAATCTGGCATTCTCGGCCAGTGCACAGTGGCCAATCATTTGACGCATTGTCAGTTGAAGGGCCACATTTATGattcatacatttttattacCAACACTGTTTTGCCCAAATCTCTTAAAACACCGGGCCCCTCCCCTACTTTCACTGTGTGCTCATGCACCTAGCACAACAGAGTTTAATGTGGAAGAAGTAGCTGAAAAAttaagacaggaaaaaaaaaaaaacaacctaaaaaataaatgcaaatgtgTCAAATGAACCGACTGTCAACAATAGTATTCATAACAAGTAATAAGCCCTTGTAGTCACAGGACGTTGCTGTTGCTAGTACCAGCCGTGGAAAAGTACAGGGGGACGGACtagtgatgggtagatgagGCCTGGTGGAGTCTTATAGTGTCAACATTGTGTTGATActgtgttggtgtttggctcAATAGCGCCATCTGcaggattaaaaaaacattgatGGCAATCTTAATAAAGAATGTGGAGAGACTGAACTTCAATCTGACTACTGGACATCAAATGAGTGATGAATGGTCCTGTTTAAATAACCAGCTAATGATGAAGTGccaaatgaataaaagaaaagtgtctatTTTGTCacactgaccagctgcatcactgcatggtacGGCAGCACTACTGCTGTGGACCGCAAACGCCTACAGAGAGTGATAACAACTGTGGAGAAGATCATCAGGACTCCGCTGAtctctctgcagagcatctaccatcgtagagtccagaggagagctgcctccatcctcaaagaccccacaCACCCCCAACGCAGACTGTTCACGCTTCTGCAGACGAAGCTTCAGAAGTGTGAAATCCAGAACATCCAGACTCAACAACTCATTCTTTCCCACTGCTATCAGGCTTCTGAACATCTGATCTATTTttgaacagtaataataattttttgcaCATCAGGTCATCCTGCATATTAAGCTCACAGCTCTTTTGCACACATCTCTGTTTCACACTTAAATattgtcttcttttttgtcttcatttatttatttgtactatttgtattttatgttcTATTTCTATTGTATATTAATTGGCATCTGTGTgtggacagcaaagaaagaatttcattgcacagagaaatgcctttttttttctttggacaccTGACAATGAACACTTAAAATCTTAAAGCAAAACTCAGGGAAGCAGAGGCATATGAAAAGTaagtaaaacaaaatgtccATAACTGAGGCTCTAGAAACTGCCAAACAAAGACAGCTCTGGGAACTATAGTAGTAATACACCACGGAAGCAGAGGCCAAGAAAATTAATGGCCTGTTTGGATCCAAAGATCCATTCAGTGTGTACACTCAGTTACAAGGGAAAAATGTCACAAGGGCAGACCAGAGGGAATAACAATCAGGATGCAAGATACCTCCAGAAGATAGGTGTTGAGAGCAGTGGGAATAAAATCCAACAGTTCAAGCCTGTACCCTTTCAGTTTATCACCCAGGTTAAACTGATTACCATCACAGAtctgacttaaaaacaaaacaaaaccaaaaaaatctgCCCATGGTTAGTGGTTAGCACTATGACCTCACAGCAAGAATTTTTGGGGTTTACGTTGTTTAAATCCACCAGTTGGCCACgtgtctgcgtgggttctctctgggtactcctgCTTAATCCaaaagtccaaagacatgtcTGTGTCTCTTTAtatgtctctctctctatatatatttaGCTCTCaagttgtttttcctcttttttttatattttttttaacggCTAGCCTTTGTTTTACTTGAGTTTCAGttcacaataaaagctttttGTTGTGAAAGATTTAGCCGTCCTTGTATAATAGGAACCGTTTTATACACGGTAGGTGGCAGTGATGCGCcagatcagaaaaaaaaaaccaccacgAAAAAGAAGTTCAAAGTTCACCAGGAAGTCATCCTCGTGTTTTTGTGGCGTAGTTACGGCATTGAGACAGGTGCGCGCATACCAGAAAGTGGTTAAAACACCTTTTTCGGAGAAGTCATCTCATTGAACAGGTGAGTAAATATTGGTGGAGAGTCGGTGGTGGTAATGTGCTGCTGTCGTCATCGTCACCGTTACAAACGTATGattttagctgctgttagcttcaGTGTTTGCGCTGAAATGCGTGAAATTTCCGAGCTGGTTTCTGTCCAGTACGTTTATTTCGGAACAGCGCAGCGCCACCGTGTAAACATTGAATGTTGTAGCAGCTATTTTAGATTCAGTGTGCGTTTAGTATCGTTAATAATTTGCGTGGTTAGGTAAACACGTGACTTCACAACGCTAACCGGCTAATGGCTAGCTCCGTATGCTAACCTCCTAGCTAAATAGTGACGTCATTACGTGTCTGAAAagtaaataagataagataagataacctttattagtcccacacgtgggaaatttgttttgtcacagcaggaagtggacagtgcaaaagttatgaaggaaaaattagaataaaatataataagaataaatacagtacacaactgtacagaatagaataaaataaaatactatatacagtagaataaaaaagaataaaatatacaataagataaaaatagaatacaaatgctatatacaactgagtaaaaatacaacgatgcatAAACATTAcacgtgttttgttttgttttttttaaatatacattttatggTTATCACATAAAACAACGGTGAATGTTTGTACATGAATACGTCGTTTATTCAGTTaatctttcatttaaaattcagatTTTAAGGCCTAATTTTAATGGTATCGTTAAGAAGCATCAGAAAgggcaaacaaaataaaacatttgttaaCAAATTAGACATAACCGACTCCAGAGAACCAACttccttttaaataaaatgtttacgGCTAAACAGCTCTACATTGAGACGCCTGTGATTTTTGTGCTATATGCTGAAAGTAAACCTACTTGAATCCCCAGGTCCCCATGGCCTCGTACACGTGCATCAGCTGCCGAGTAGCTTTCGCAGATGGTGAGGTGCAGCGTGCACACTATAAAACCGACTGGCATCGGTACAACTTGAAGCGGAAGGTGGCCGACATGCCCCCCGTCACtgctgaaaacttccaggaacGTGTCCTGGCTCAGAGGGCCGCTGCTGACCAGCAGCTGACCGATGCATCAGCCACTGAGTGCTGCACCATCTGCAACAAGAAGTTCTCCAGCGCCAACGCTTACCAGAACCACCTGCAGTCCCACAAACACCAACAGGTCGAAAAGCAGACCCTGCTCGCTGCCCAGAGGAGAGTGGAGAAGATGAATGAGAAGAACCTGGAGAAGGGGCTCAGTGATGAAAAGGTGGATAATGATGCAAGGAATGAGGCCCTGCAACAGGCGCTGAAAGAACAGCAGAGATCGAGCCCTGCCAAGCAAGACCATGCACAGACCTCACAAGGAGCAACAAAGCAGAGGACTGAGAAGCTGGATAAACCTCCCAGGATGATGTGGCTGGAGGAGCAAGCCAAGAAGCgagaaagagaagaaggtgGCACAGCTGGTGAAGGTGAAGGTGAGCagattaaatgaaataaaaagcatttCTCAACTGTCTGAATTTCCTGCCACACCCACAGAACATTATAAACTGAAGGTTGACAGCAACACTTGCACTAAAtttagagggggaaaaaagcagtgaaaatgtcaTGTTGTCTTAGTTTGAATGTATTTCCATAAAAATGTTGCAGAAGACTGGGAGGATGTAGATGAAGATGATGAGGGCGATGATGGTGATGAGATGGAGGcggatgatgaagaggaggtgATGGATCAGCAGGAAGGAGAGTCCACTGCTCTGTCTGACACCCAACCTCCCGCTCTACCCGGCGCCATCCCCATCACTGACTGCTTGTTCTGTTCCCACCACTCCAAGTCCCTCATGAAGAACGTCACACACATGACCAAAGTCCACAGTTTCTTCATCCCTGATGTGGAGTTCCTCGTAGATCTGAAGGGCCTCATCCGTTACCTCGGTGAGTTTTGACTGTAAAATTGCAGCAGCAAGGCTTGTATTGATATAATGGTGTAGTTACAGAAAGATGTGGACAGGATTATCAcatacataaaaaagaaaacattcttttgcacatgaatgtttttttcttttgtgctctaacaattttttttaatttatttgttttacaggAGAAAAAGTCGGTGCTGGGAACGTGTGCTTATGGTGTAACGAAAAGGGGCGTTCATTTTACTCAACAGAAGCAGTACAGAGTCACATGATAGACAAAAGCCACTGTAAGCTCTTCACAGATGGCGATGCCGCCCTGGAGTTTGCAGACTTCTATGACTTCAGGTAATAAAGACATTTAACCAGAGCCTCTCTTTAATGTTTAGCAATTAGTGGTCCTTTTTTGTTTAGTGGGAATGGATATAATGCATCTTGCTTCGTTAAACCCATCAAAGGCTCATtgattttcacttttcttttgccAACAGGAGTAGTTACCCTGACAGAAAAGAGGGGGAGGATGCTGAAATGGATGATGAAGAGTTGGCTGATGACAAGAACCTGGAATATGACGACGAGACGATGGAGCTGACGCTCCCTTCAGGTGACTTGACATGAGATTAGTTTTTATAATTGGAGATCCTGGTCAAGACTTAAATGTATGTAAAGGAATTATATGAATGCTTGCTCTATAAGCCATAACTCTAAACTTTTCATGGCTAACATAAAAATCGGCACTGATTTAGTTTTTAGTTGGTAATGGGTCACATAGATTCAGCCCGCAATGCTGATTGTCCAAATTTAGATATATTCTGTGGTgtattaacaacaacaacaacaaccattcacctgtaaaataatcacataaACAATAATTAATATTTGTAGTCCTTTTGGTCAGGAATGTTGAAATAAATTAATTTGCAAGACTCCACCATTGATTTTTTTGATAGTTTGCTCCGTCTGAAGAATGAAAGTTACTTTCAGTTAACAAGCTGTTGGAATTTGGGGATTTTAGTAAGAGAAGAACACAAGAAAGATGTGAAAAATTGAGATGGGTGGATTTACTGATTCCAAAATTAAGATGAGGAATTAAGGCACATTCTGTAGTTTTAATCATATCTAGTCCTATGAACATATAACCTGTTCAGACGAACTGCATCAGCTCATAATATCAATAATTTCATAAACATCCCTGTCTGAAATGCTGTGTAAATTCTAAATTTACAAATTTGGAACCTATTAAAAACAACAGGCAACATCTTAATGGGTTTAGTAAATTTGGGAAATAATGCATACAAGTATGTATTAAGTTTGCCATTTATGTTGGGATATTTTGAAtagtaaaaatattaaataactaTTACTAAAAATCAATGAAGGGGTTAGCCACCAGCAGTACATTTGGATAACTGCTTACTCACTGCTGGCCTCTTCTATTTCCTGTTGATCTTATcttaagaagaaaaataattagCACTTTATCGTTGTCTGATTTGCCTTGTCCGACTGGAAAAACTGTTGAGCAAGTCTTTCTTTAGATTTCTCTGTTGTAACAGAATCCAtgtctttgctgtgtgtttcttcAGGTGCTAAGATTGGCCACCGCTCTCTTATGAGGTACTACAAACAGCGGTTCGGAGCCCAGCGAGCGGTGGTTCTGACCCACAATAAGAACGCAGTTGGCAGAGTGCTCCGGCAGTACAAATCCCTCGGCTGGGGAGGAGATACAGGTAAGAGTCAGTAAACGCTCATCAAAAAGCAGGATTTCATTTAGTTAGTAAGTTTTGTCACAGCTTAATTTATGAATCACTTTTATGACTTTGTGACAGTACAGCCTGCTTGTTCAGCAATGAGTTGTCGACCCTGTTTCTAGGTCAAAGCCTTTACTGTGTTAGCTTAGGCTTGTGACTCCTCCACATGCTGCGTGCGCCATTCAGCAGTCATTCTACCCTTGGAGACCATTACTGTTAGTACTAATCTTTTGTAGCAAGCTGAGCTACAAGCTAAGCTTTTACAGTGTTGTACTGTGTACTAAAGTTGTCACACTCACAGCTTTTCGACATCTGAAGTTTCTAAGTGAAGATGATGGTTAATCAATGATGTTACTATGTCTTAAAAATGCAATAGAAGAAAATAATGATTCTAAGTGTTAAGAGGTTTAGAAAAAGATGTGGCTGTGGAAAGGTTTTTAATAGGAAACATGATTTTCTATAGTGCAGAGCTGAATTTCCTCTGTTTATCCAATCATCTTTGAGGATCTTAGTCCAGATCATTATTCATTGTTGTATCGTTATGCTACAGCCTGCAGCATTATGATTTTCAGTTATTAATCCTTCCTCAATTCTTGTAAATAATACCCAGGAACTCCTGGCAGCTTCATTATTCAGCTGCTGTTGGTGATAAAggtcaataataataattccatTTATATAGCCCGATAAAAAC from Pelmatolapia mariae isolate MD_Pm_ZW linkage group LG18, Pm_UMD_F_2, whole genome shotgun sequence includes the following:
- the znf622 gene encoding cytoplasmic 60S subunit biogenesis factor ZNF622 translates to MASYTCISCRVAFADGEVQRAHYKTDWHRYNLKRKVADMPPVTAENFQERVLAQRAAADQQLTDASATECCTICNKKFSSANAYQNHLQSHKHQQVEKQTLLAAQRRVEKMNEKNLEKGLSDEKVDNDARNEALQQALKEQQRSSPAKQDHAQTSQGATKQRTEKLDKPPRMMWLEEQAKKREREEGGTAGEGEEDWEDVDEDDEGDDGDEMEADDEEEVMDQQEGESTALSDTQPPALPGAIPITDCLFCSHHSKSLMKNVTHMTKVHSFFIPDVEFLVDLKGLIRYLGEKVGAGNVCLWCNEKGRSFYSTEAVQSHMIDKSHCKLFTDGDAALEFADFYDFRSSYPDRKEGEDAEMDDEELADDKNLEYDDETMELTLPSGAKIGHRSLMRYYKQRFGAQRAVVLTHNKNAVGRVLRQYKSLGWGGDTGNSALNQKQKDMQYVQMMKSKWMLKMGMSHNTIKQKHFRAQVMF